One genomic region from Electrophorus electricus isolate fEleEle1 chromosome 23, fEleEle1.pri, whole genome shotgun sequence encodes:
- the smim24 gene encoding small integral membrane protein 24: MSCVINHTGSLRTGIQEKTTMQPLLVGLTAVVGFLFIVFAILIMKRIFFKKDRNEEMADTNGYDNKALEVEAAEEQKVTGM, encoded by the exons ATGAGCTGTGTGATAAACCACACAGGCAGCCTGAGAACCGGCATACAGGAGAAGACCACGATGCAGCCCTTACTGGTGGGACTGACTGCTGTGGTTGGCTTCCTCTTCATCGTCTTTGCCATCCTCATCATGAAAAGGATCTTTTTCAAGAAAGACAG GAACGAGGAGATGGCCGACACCAACGGGTACGACAACAAAGCGCTAGAGGTGGAGGCTGCCGAGGAGCAGAAGGTGACTGGCATGTAA